One stretch of Paraburkholderia fungorum DNA includes these proteins:
- the gltX gene encoding glutamate--tRNA ligase produces the protein MTTSVRTRFAPSPTGFIHLGNIRSALYPWAFARKMKGTFVLRIEDTDVERSTSESVDAILEGMDWLGLDFDEGPFYQMQRMDRYREVLKQMQDAGLVYPCYMSTEELDALRERQREAGEKPRYDGTWRPEPGKVLPQPPEGVQPVLRFRNPLTGVVAWDDAVKGRIEISNEELDDLVIARPDGTPTYNFCVVVDDLDMKITHVIRGDDHVNNTPRQINILRALGGEPPVYAHLPTVLNEQGEKMSKRHGAMSVVGYRDAGYLPEAVVNYLARLGWSHGDAEVFTREQFVEWFDLDHLGKSPAQYDHDKLNWLNAHYIKEADNARLAELAKPFFAELGVDEAALAQGADLTAVVGLLKDRASTVKEIAENAAMFYRVPAPDAESLAQHVTDAVRPALADLAAALKTVEWTKEAIAATLKATLGAHKLKMPQLAMPVRLLVAGTTHTPSIDSVLMLFGRDVVVGRIEKALA, from the coding sequence ATGACCACCTCCGTTCGTACCCGTTTTGCACCGAGTCCCACCGGCTTTATCCACCTGGGCAACATTCGCTCCGCGCTTTATCCGTGGGCGTTCGCGCGCAAGATGAAAGGGACCTTCGTGCTGCGGATCGAAGACACCGACGTCGAGCGCTCCACGAGCGAATCCGTCGACGCCATTCTCGAAGGCATGGACTGGCTCGGCCTCGATTTCGACGAAGGTCCGTTCTATCAGATGCAGCGCATGGACCGTTACCGCGAAGTGCTCAAGCAGATGCAGGACGCCGGCCTCGTGTACCCGTGCTACATGTCGACGGAAGAACTGGATGCGTTGCGTGAGCGTCAACGCGAAGCCGGCGAAAAGCCGCGCTATGACGGCACGTGGCGCCCGGAACCCGGCAAGGTCCTGCCGCAGCCGCCCGAGGGCGTGCAACCGGTGCTGCGCTTCCGCAATCCGCTGACCGGCGTGGTCGCCTGGGACGACGCGGTGAAGGGGCGTATCGAGATCTCGAACGAAGAACTCGACGACCTCGTGATCGCGCGCCCGGACGGCACGCCGACGTACAACTTCTGCGTGGTCGTCGACGATCTCGACATGAAGATCACCCACGTGATTCGCGGCGACGATCACGTGAACAACACGCCGCGTCAGATCAACATTCTGCGTGCGCTGGGTGGCGAGCCGCCGGTGTACGCGCACTTGCCGACCGTGCTGAACGAGCAGGGCGAGAAGATGAGCAAGCGCCACGGCGCGATGAGCGTGGTGGGTTACCGCGACGCCGGTTATCTGCCGGAAGCGGTGGTCAACTATCTGGCGCGACTCGGCTGGTCACATGGCGACGCGGAAGTGTTCACGCGCGAGCAGTTCGTCGAATGGTTCGATCTGGATCACCTCGGCAAGTCGCCGGCTCAATATGACCACGACAAGCTGAACTGGCTGAACGCTCACTACATCAAGGAAGCGGATAACGCGCGCCTCGCCGAACTGGCTAAGCCGTTCTTCGCGGAGTTGGGTGTTGATGAAGCCGCACTCGCTCAAGGCGCTGATCTGACGGCGGTGGTGGGTTTGTTGAAGGATCGTGCGTCGACGGTGAAGGAAATCGCTGAAAACGCCGCGATGTTCTATCGCGTACCTGCGCCTGATGCGGAGTCCCTGGCGCAACACGTGACGGACGCGGTGCGTCCGGCGCTGGCCGATCTCGCCGCCGCGCTCAAGACGGTCGAGTGGACCAAGGAAGCAATCGCCGCCACATTGAAGGCGACGTTAGGCGCGCACAAGCTGAAGATGCCGCAACTGGCGATGCCGGTGCGGTTGCTGGTGGCAGGTACGACACATACGCCGTCTATCGACAGCGTTTTGATGTTGTTCGGTCGCGATGTCGTTGTCGGCCGCATTGAAAAGGCGCTTGCTTAA
- a CDS encoding patatin-like phospholipase family protein → MKSSSPRLARRNFSLAAASAVLAACTTTGGRIDNAPIAATPAVKPPPVDKTERPIRVALALGGGAARGFAHIGVIKALEARNIQVDLVAGTSAGSVVAALYASGMNGFALNKLALTMDEASISDWAMPFRTRGFLQGVALQNYLNTTLNNRPIEKMVKPLGVVATDLKTGQPILFQRGNTGIAVRASCSVPSIFEPVKIGGHEYVDGGLVSPVPASFAHKMGADFVIAVDISQRPETGLTSSSFDVLMQTFTIMGQTIKAYELDKYADVVIRPNLAAMSGSDFSQRNAAILAGEEAVAKMMPELQRKLAASRAAA, encoded by the coding sequence TTGAAATCGTCATCGCCCCGCCTCGCCCGCCGCAACTTCTCATTGGCAGCCGCCTCCGCTGTGCTTGCCGCCTGCACCACAACTGGCGGCAGAATCGATAACGCGCCGATCGCCGCGACGCCCGCCGTCAAGCCGCCGCCCGTCGACAAAACCGAACGGCCGATCCGGGTCGCACTGGCGCTAGGCGGCGGCGCCGCGCGCGGGTTCGCGCACATCGGCGTGATCAAGGCGCTCGAGGCGCGCAATATTCAGGTCGATCTGGTGGCCGGCACCAGCGCCGGCTCGGTGGTTGCCGCGCTTTATGCGTCGGGCATGAACGGCTTCGCGCTGAACAAGCTCGCGCTCACCATGGACGAAGCGTCGATCAGCGACTGGGCTATGCCGTTCCGCACGCGCGGCTTCCTGCAAGGCGTCGCGCTGCAGAACTACCTGAACACGACCCTCAACAACCGTCCGATCGAAAAGATGGTGAAGCCGCTCGGCGTGGTCGCCACCGATCTGAAGACGGGTCAGCCGATTCTGTTCCAGCGCGGCAACACGGGCATCGCCGTGCGCGCATCGTGCAGCGTGCCGTCGATTTTCGAGCCGGTGAAGATTGGCGGCCATGAATATGTAGACGGCGGCCTGGTGAGTCCGGTGCCGGCATCGTTCGCACACAAGATGGGCGCGGATTTCGTGATCGCCGTGGATATCTCGCAGCGCCCGGAAACCGGCCTGACTTCAAGCTCGTTCGACGTGTTGATGCAAACCTTCACGATCATGGGCCAGACGATCAAGGCTTATGAACTCGACAAATATGCCGACGTGGTGATTCGTCCGAATCTTGCCGCCATGAGCGGCAGCGATTTTTCGCAGCGCAACGCGGCGATCCTTGCGGGCGAGGAAGCGGTCGCGAAGATGATGCCGGAGTTGCAGCGCAAACTGGCGGCGAGCCGCGCTGCGGCGTAA
- a CDS encoding C40 family peptidase, translating into MQHRNLTQACTRVVAGMFIGVLMAAAPGAFADEVSSFNQNASYSTSTGSNPLSLSNSQPAASNSDGGAKSFLSGMAGKAGDVVVGALNMIGVRYRWGGNTPDSGLDCSGFVRYVFQDTLGMALPRRAEEMSRVGEKVRVSDLKPGDLVFFNTMRRTFSHVGIYIGDNKFVHSPSTGSTIRVDDMDDGYWEKRFTGARRIETSYQEGEDLRKRVNATMGGNN; encoded by the coding sequence ATGCAGCACAGAAACCTAACCCAGGCTTGCACGCGCGTCGTCGCCGGGATGTTCATTGGCGTCTTGATGGCAGCAGCTCCCGGCGCTTTCGCCGACGAAGTAAGCAGTTTCAATCAGAATGCCTCATATTCGACCTCCACCGGGTCGAATCCTTTGTCCCTCTCCAATTCGCAACCGGCTGCTTCGAATAGCGACGGCGGCGCCAAATCGTTCCTTTCCGGCATGGCTGGAAAAGCGGGCGACGTGGTCGTCGGCGCGTTGAACATGATCGGCGTTCGCTACCGTTGGGGTGGAAATACACCCGATTCCGGGCTCGATTGCAGCGGATTCGTCCGCTACGTGTTCCAGGACACGCTCGGTATGGCGCTGCCGCGTCGTGCTGAAGAAATGAGCCGGGTCGGCGAGAAGGTTCGCGTTAGCGACCTGAAGCCGGGCGATCTGGTGTTCTTCAATACGATGCGTCGCACGTTCTCGCACGTCGGCATCTATATTGGCGACAACAAATTCGTGCATTCGCCTTCCACAGGCAGCACGATCCGCGTTGACGATATGGACGACGGTTACTGGGAAAAGCGTTTCACGGGCGCTCGCCGGATCGAGACGTCGTATCAGGAAGGCGAAGATCTGCGCAAACGCGTGAATGCGACGATGGGCGGGAACAATTAA